GTAATGCAGCCTGTATTTTAACCATTCGGTTACAAGGGATTCCCTTAATTTGTGCTTCTCATTCTGTCTGGGAATGGAATATTTTAGACAACAGAAGACACGGACGGCACTGAAATCATTGGAAAGGAAGGCTTTTATACATTCGGTGGCTCATCCTTTAATACAGAGGGCATGGATCCTTCAACGGATTCGGCGTTTCAGGGAGATTAAACGGTTTTTATCAGCAGCCAAACAAGACCTTCCCTGCCTTAAAAACCGTCCTCTCCAGGAACCCCGGGAACTCGCGCAGCCCCGCCTTGGCTAGCCGCTTCGCGCAGGACAAGCCCGTGCAGCCCGGGGGCGGGACTTGCAGGCGAGGGCGGGGCTCCGCGGGCGGGAGGTTTGAATCCCCCGCAGGGTGAGCGGCGCTCCCGCAGGGCTGTTTCCTAAAGCGGATCCCAAGAGCTTCCGGCCAGGTTCGCCAGCTCCCGCCCGGATTCTTCCGCTCCGGGATTTGCGGGCGGCAAAGCTCGAGTGAGACAGCCCAGCGCGGGACCCCCACAGCTGCTGTCAGCTGCtgtccccgccccgccgcccccagcCGGAAAGAAGTCCAGGGTCGCCCCATGGGACCTGAAGTCCGGGGTCTCCCCAGCGGGGTCGGAGACCTGGATCCTTTCCCCCCGCGGGATCTGAGGTCCGGGGTCCCCCCTCCAGCGGGAATCTGAGGTCCGGGGTGTCCTCCCAGCGGGGATCTGAGGTCCCGGGTTCCCCCAGTGGGGTCTGAGACCGGGGTCCCCGCTCTCCCACTGCAGGATCTGACGCCCTGGGTATCTCCCCAGCGGGGATCTGAGGCCCGGGCCGCCCCCGTAGGGTCTGACACCtggctcctctcttctcccccgcGGGATCTGAGGTCCAGGGTCCCCACCCCCAGAGGGGATCTGAAGTCCGGGGTCCCCCCAGTGGGGTCGGAGACCTGGGGTCCCCCCCAGCGGGGTCTGAGACCgggctcctcccttctcccccgcGGGATCTGAGGCCCAGGGTACCCCCCCCTACAGCGGGGATCTGAGGTCCGGGGTCCCCCCCGCGGGATCTGAGGTCCAGGTCCCCCCAGTGGGGTCGGAGACCTGGGGTCCCCCCAGCGGTGCCTGAGACCtggctcctccctttcccccccGCGGAATCTGAGGTCCAGGGTGCCCCCAGTGGGGTCGGAGACCTGGGGTCCCTTCAGCGGTGTCTGAGACCTggctcctccttttccctccgGCGGGATCTGAGGTCCAGTgtcccccccgccgcccccgagCGGGAATCTGAAGCCCGGGGTCTCCAGGGGTGCCCGCCCTCCCCGCAGGCGCTCTCAGGGACAGAGAAGGCAGTGGTCCAGCCTTCCGAGCGGTAACACCTAGCGCTGTCGACTGGGCGGCGCCCGGGGACCCGGTGCTCTGGGACCGACAGATACCGCGCGGTTGGAGACCCTTAGGGGCTGCGAACTATGAcggcgcccctccccctcccgcagGTCCTAGGTGGGCCAAGCGAGGCTCCAGGAGGCTTCCGAGTGTCCTTACGGAAACGGAAGGGCTTGATTGGGTTTTCTGGGACACCCGAAGTCCTAATTCCCCAGCAGACAGATCATACTCGCGGGGAGAACGCTGATCAGCGCTGTCAGACTGGAGGCGAGCAGAGACCGGGCGCAGGGAAAACCCTCGCGGCCCCTTTAAGGCAAGCAGAGGCggtcacatttttttctcccactctccttggGCTGTTAGAAAACGTGGATGAGCGGATTTCCGTGGAGCTGGAAGGTAAGGGCGCGCGCCTGCGCTCGCGTCAGCTCTGGCGCATGCTCAGTGTCACCTACTCCTGGCACGCCCGCCTTGGAGCGGTGAAACCGGTGCGCATCGTAAGGTCTCTCATGGCGGCTCCCGTGACCCCAGGGCGCCAGGTTTTGAAAGGTGAGGGGACTTCCTGCACTCTGAGAGTTGAGTCGGCGGCCACTGGCCGGCATGAGGGCCTGCGCCCAGGACTCCGTGAGTGCGCGGAGTGGGCTCGCTAGGCGCGTGGTGGGGGAGCTTGGTCTTCAGGAAGTCTGCCCGGGCAGCGTGTGGATGTGGAGGAAGActcgtccccccacccccgtgcggTGTTGTCACTGTCcctgtggggtgtgtgggggagcTGTCCCTGGGTCCAGCCCAGTCCCTGTGGGGTATGGGGGACTGTCACCGTCcctgtggggtgtggggggctgtCACCGTCcctgtggggtgtggggggctgtCACCGTCCCTGTGGGGTATGGGGGACTGTCACCGTCCCTGTGGGATGTGGGGGGCTGTCACCGTCcctgtggggtgtggggggctgtCCCGGAGTCCCGTCCAGTGCCTGTCCGGTGTGGAGGGCTGTCCTGAAGTCCAGTCTCTGGGGGTATGGGGGTGTCTGTCACCGCCcctgtggggagtgggggaggttgTCAGTCCCTGTGGGGTTTTGTGGGGGGTGTTTCTGAGTCCACTACCTTCCCTGTCCCTGTGGGGTGTCCCTGTGGGAAGTGTGGTAGGGTTGTCACTGCCTctgagggggtgggggctgtcTCTGAGCCCAGTACCCTCTCCAtccctgtggggtgggggggcctgtCTGTCCCCCGTACAAGAAGTTAAGTGGCTGTATGGTCCTTTACACAAAACATATTCTTTACCAGGAAAGTCTAGCCTAGTTTAGGAATTTGGGAAGAGGGCTTCCAGGGTTAAGAAGGttaaataagtgaagcagagagagtcagttatcatatggattcacttatttgtggagcataacaaatagcatggaggacaaggggcgttagagaggagaagggagttgggggaaattggaagcggaggtgaaccgtgagagactatggactctgacaaacaatctgaggggtttgaaggggcgggggtgggaggtcggggtaccaggtggtgggtattatagagggcacggcttgcatggagcacagggtgtggtgcaaaaacaatgaatactgttatgctgaaaataaataaatagaaaaaaaaaaccgttAAGCCTCTTAGTGTGTGTATTAATGAAGTTGTTCTTTGCTTGGAGCTTTAACAACCTTAATGGCACTAATGCTATTTTGAAGAGGCTTTCGATAGAAGCAGctttgaatttactttttaatgtaaatagaACAGGATAAACATCTATTGAACTCCTTGGGGAGAGTTGCTagaatttcagatatttttcatgCTGGtatcttgtttattttcagatgtaGTGGCATATGTTGAAGTCTGGTCGGTGAATGGGACAGAAAATTATTCCAAGACATTTACAGACCAACTTGTGGATATGGGGGCAAaggtaagaaattaattttaccaTTGCTCCATACGGCAGTCTCTGATACCTGATGAGAAATgcttgtcttttctcattttggGAATTAGTATGTAGAACCTTCCCGGTGAAGAACAAGGAAGACAGTGGGTGAGCggcgtggtgggggaggggtgaaccATGATGCAGAAAAAATTGAGAACAGTTGGTTCTAAGACGAGCCTAGAAATGTGGATTCTGACACTGGTTAGTTGGATGCAGGATGCTGTTGACCAAAGTGAGAAATacaggaaaaggaaaggtttttaagGACAAGATTGTGAATGTGAGCACACTGAAAACCTCCGACGGACAATTAGATACACAGATCTGGAATTTGAGTTAGTCGAGGCTGGAGATAATATTGTAGGGGTCGAGACCCTGTGGGTCAGGTGAAACCACTGTTGTGGGAATGACTCAGGTGGTTAGAATGAAAGGGGGTGAAGGGGGAGCCTATTTAGTATTTGAAGGGCAGGTgatgggagcagggagcctaggcACAAAGGAGGAATTCCAGGAGATTCTGGAAGACTAAGTCTGGAAGTCAGAGGAGGCATGTACTTCGAAGCAATGcaggtggcgcctgggtggctcagtgggttgaagcctctgcctttggccggggtcatggtctccgggtcctgggatccggccccatatctggctctctgctcagtgggaggcctgcttccccctctctctctgcctgcctctctgcctgcttgtgatctctctccctctgtcaaataaataaaatcttaaaaaataaaataaagcaatgcaGAATCTTCAGACAAGTG
The DNA window shown above is from Neovison vison isolate M4711 chromosome 11, ASM_NN_V1, whole genome shotgun sequence and carries:
- the LOC122890058 gene encoding uncharacterized protein LOC122890058 isoform X2 — its product is MTAPLPLPQVLGGPSEAPGGFRVSLRKRKGLIGFSGTPEVLIPQQTDHTRGENADQRCQTGGEQRPGAGKTLAAPLRQAEAVTFFSPTLLGLLENVDERISVELEDVVAYVEVWSVNGTENYSKTFTDQLVDMGAKVSKTFNKQVTHVVFKDGYQSTWDKAQKRGVKLVSVLWVEKDHK
- the LOC122890058 gene encoding uncharacterized protein LOC122890058 isoform X1; this encodes MTAPLPLPQVLGGPSEAPGGFRVSLRKRKGLIGFSGTPEVLIPQQTDHTRGENADQRCQTGGEQRPGAGKTLAAPLRQAEAVTFFSPTLLGLLENVDERISVELEDVVAYVEVWSVNGTENYSKTFTDQLVDMGAKVSKTFNKQVTHVVFKDGYQSTWDKAQKRGVKLVSVLWVEKSDRQM